The nucleotide window GAGGTGACCATTTTTATCAATGATCAGGTTACTAACACCATTGATGGCGCAAAAATATTCCATATTGGCAGTAAATTTGGCCGTAATGTAAATCCAGGGATGGAAGGCACCAAATTAAAAATTGTGATCAAAACAAAAGAATATGATACTGCACAATGGCTTCACATTGTCAGAGAGATGGTGAAAGGTATTCCGCTAGCTAAACGGGAACGGGAAAACCCTGTTAAGTAATAAAAAATAATTCGATTGTGTATAGAACTTTCCAGATGAAAGATACTAAGTTCAAAGTTGGTAAATGAGGATTATTATCTTAAAAAGATAACGGTCTAGCTGCAGCGCCTAGGGGCTCGGGGTCATAAGCCAATCAGTCAAGAAGGCTAAAGAACAGCCTTCTCGCCTGCTCGTCTTATGCCTGTCGCCCCTGGTCAAGGCGCTTCCGCTTTTCTGATTACCAAGTTGAAAAATCATCAGATGAAAGTGAGGCAACATTGGATGAAAGCAACTGGAATAGTTCGTCGAATCGATGATTTGGGTCGTGTCGTCATTCCCAAAGAAATACGCAGAACCTTGCGTATTCGTGAAGGGGACCCGTTAGAGATTTTTGTGGATCGAGACGGGGAAGTCATTTTAAAGAAGTATTCACCAATCAGCGAATTAAGCGATTTTGCCAAAGAATATGCAGAAGCCCTATTTGATAGCCTCGGTAACCCTGTTTTAATCTGTGATAGAGATACTTATATTGCTCTTGCTGGTAGTTCTAAAAAAGATTACTTAAATAAGAATATCAGTGATTTAGTGGAAAAAACAATGGAAGAGCGGAACTCGGTGATCCAAACACAGCAAGGCGATATTGCACTAGCTGATGGTAATGATGAAACCGTATCCTCCTATACTATTGGACCGATTATTGCCAATGGTGACCCTATTGGTGCCGTTATTATTTTTTCTAGAGAAGGTACACTTGGAGAAGTAGAACAAAAGGCAGTTGAAACAGCTGCAGGTTTCCTGGCAAGACAGATGGAGTCATAATTAACATGAAAAAAGGCAGCCGAGGCTGTCCTTTTTTATGTTATTTCCGGTGGGCTGTCAGAAATACGTTCTGTGCAGCGCTCACTCCGGCTCCTGGTTCAAAGGAATAGGAGAAGTCTTGTAGGCCTGCCTCCATGAGTGAAACAGCTTCAAGGATGTCGCTAGGAAAACAGTAACCCATATGGCCAAATCGGAATACCTTTCCTTGCAAGGACCCTAGCCCGCCAGCAAAATCAAGGTGATATTTTTGCTTTAGATGGCCAATAAATGAAGAAAGATCCAATCCCTCAGGTGTACGTATAGCCGTAATCGTTGGTGAAGCGTACTCGTCACTCGTCAACAACCCGATAGAAAGGGACTTCATTGCCGCACGAACCATGTCTTTCATAAGCTCATGTCTTGCAACCGTTTGCGAAAAACCACCTTCCGCATCAATTAAATCGCATACCGCAGAAAGCCCGTAAATGAGGGAAACAGCAGGGGTGTTAGGTGTCATACCCTTCACGGCCCAATCACGATAACTAAGTAAATTCAAATAATAAGCTGCTGTCTGATTTTCCTCGATTACATTCCATGCCTTTTCACTAATGCTCAACAGGGCAAGTCCAGGTGGAAGCATCATCGCTTTTTGTGACCCGGTTACTAAAATATCAATTCCCCATTGATCCATTTCAGCAGGTGCACCGCCAATACAACTGACTCCATCAACAATAAATAGTGCATCCGAACAAGTATGGACGACATGTGCTAATTTATCGATAGGGTTTAAAATCCCCGTTGATGTTTCGTTATAGGTGGCAAAGACTGCCTTAATGTTTGATAAAGGTTTAAGAAACTCAGTAAGATCCTCCTCACTACATGCCTCGCCCCAAGTCTTTTCAAGCTTATGTACATGGAAACCATATTTCTCACAAATAGAGACAAAATAGTCGCCAAAGGCGCCAACTGTGATGACCACAACTTCTTCTCCTCGAGAAACCGTGTTGACCGCTGCGGCTTCCAATGCAGCCGTACCACCTGACGGCAACAGCAGAATATCCTGTTTCGTACCGAAAATAGGTTTCACACGATTTGTGGTTTCTTGATATAAATGGACGAATTCCTCGCTGCGATGACTGATCATATCCTGATTCATTGCTTGCAGCACTTTCTTAGGGATTGGGGTAGGTCCGGGATGTCTTAAAATATTTGGATACATACGTTTCCCTCCAATTGTTTTTTACGAATTTTAGTTATGCTACTTAAATTATAGCCCATTTTTATCGGCAATAGGAAAAGTTTCCCGAATAAAAAGGGCTCTATCCAGAAAAGGACTGAGCCTAAGTAAGACATTCAAATTTTACGGAATCATAAAAGTTAGGACAGTGTTTTGCAGCCAAACGATGACTCCAACTATAATAACTAAGAAAATGCTGTGTTTTATTGTAAAACGAAAGAGCTCTGATTCTTTTCCGACTAGCCCAACTGCGGCACAGGCAACAGCAATTGATTGCGGCGAAATCATTTTACCGGTAACACCACCTGAAGAGTTTGCTGCAAGTGCTAGGATTGGATTCATACCAATTGATTCCGCTGTGACCTTTTGTAAGTTGGCGAACAAAACATTTGCTGAAGTATCGGATCCTGTTACAAATACTCCTAGCCAGCCAAGGAAAGGTGAGAAGAATGGGAAAAAGGTTGATCCTGTTTTAGCTAGGGCTAGTCCAAGCGTCGTACTCATTCCGGCCACGTTGATGACATAGGCAAAACCCACCACTGAGGCGATGGTCATGAGTGGGAATTTCACTTCGTTCAATGTTTCGCTAAACGTTCCAACCCATGTTTTCCAAGACATTTTTACAATAAACTTTGTGATGATGGCTGCGATTAAAATGGCTGTACCAGCAGCCGCTAAAAGCTCAACCTTATAAAATGCCGCGATTGGCTCGGCACCTGCTTTACTAAATACTTTGTTATGGACCAATGGAACCTCAGGTATAAAGGTTAAGACATGTCCGACTGAATTAACGGCTTTTAGGATGGCATTAGCCCCTTGATAGTGACCGCCTAAAGCAAGTTTAATGGCAGGAATTCCCCAAAGTGTGATCGTTGCCGTTAGCAGAACAAAGGGTGACCATGCTTTAAATATTTGTCCGCCTGTGTAATGTACTTCTTTTGATGTGTTATTTTTGACGGCAGCAGTTGCTGCAAGTTCTTGTTCGGCAGAAAAGCGGAAAATGGTTTTCGGCTTCCAGAAATTTAGGAATATAGCCAGGGCGACTAAAGATACTAATGATGATAAAATATCGGGAAGCTCTGGTCCTAAAAAGTTTGATGATAAATACTGTGTAACGGCAAAGGAAATACCTGATACCAGAACGGCAGGCAAAACTTCCATCGTTTTTTTGAAACCAGCCATAATGAAAACAAGGTAAAAGGGAATAAATACAGATAAAAATGGCAGCTGACGGCCGATCATTTTTGAAATTTCAGTTGCCGGAATCCCCGAAGGCCCTTCCATTGCAATAACAGGTGCACCAATGGCGCCAAAAGCAACCGGTGCGGTATTGGCAATCAGGCATATACCGGCAGCATAAAGCGGGTTAAATCCTAATCCAACTAATAATGCGGCTGAAATAGCTACCGGCGCACCAAATCCTGCAGCCCCTTCCAAAAAGGCCCCAAAAGAGAACGCTACCAATAATGCTTGTAATCGACGGTCCTCCGTAATAGATAACACAGAGTGACGAATGATATCAAATTGACCTGATTTTACAGTCAGTTTGTATAAAAAAACTGAGGCAATAATGATCCAGCCAATCGGTAAAACTCCATATACAGCCCCCTGTGTTGCCGACATTACGGCCATTCCAGCCGGTACTTTATAGGCAATAACGGCAATAATAATAGCAAGGATTAATGTTGTAAGACCAGCAATATGCCCCTTCATTCTTTTTATAGCTAATGCCCAAAAAAAGTAAAGGATGGGTATTAGTGCAACAATCGCGGTAAGTCCAAGATTGTTCCCAACAGCGGTAAAGTTTTGAGTAAATGTCATTCGCAAATTTCCTCCCAAATAGATTTGTTTGTTGAATCTTCCCCTGATTCATTGTTCGTTCTCCTTTAACGGAGTAATCGCTTACAAATGTTGGTGACTAGGTCATCAGATGATTAGATGTTTAACAAGCTGATAAGATGAATTATATGGATATTAAAATAAAATTACAATAGAAAATTTACATTTTTCCATAATTTATGTTTAGCTTTTAAATGGCCAATTCATTTTCTCGATAATTTTTCGAAAAAGGGTATAATTAGATTTACGATAACCTGACGTATTGTTAAAGGGGCTCAGTGAATGGAATATAAAAAGATCAAACCGAAGAAGATTTATGAAGAGGTTGCCGAAGCAATCTATGAGATGATTCGGGCAGGAAGGCTAAAACCGGGTGAAAAAATAGACTCTGTTCAACAACTCGCTGAAAGCTTTCAGGTAGGACGTTCTGCGATTCGTGAGGCA belongs to Neobacillus sp. OS1-2 and includes:
- a CDS encoding lactate permease LctP family transporter, which produces MTFTQNFTAVGNNLGLTAIVALIPILYFFWALAIKRMKGHIAGLTTLILAIIIAVIAYKVPAGMAVMSATQGAVYGVLPIGWIIIASVFLYKLTVKSGQFDIIRHSVLSITEDRRLQALLVAFSFGAFLEGAAGFGAPVAISAALLVGLGFNPLYAAGICLIANTAPVAFGAIGAPVIAMEGPSGIPATEISKMIGRQLPFLSVFIPFYLVFIMAGFKKTMEVLPAVLVSGISFAVTQYLSSNFLGPELPDILSSLVSLVALAIFLNFWKPKTIFRFSAEQELAATAAVKNNTSKEVHYTGGQIFKAWSPFVLLTATITLWGIPAIKLALGGHYQGANAILKAVNSVGHVLTFIPEVPLVHNKVFSKAGAEPIAAFYKVELLAAAGTAILIAAIITKFIVKMSWKTWVGTFSETLNEVKFPLMTIASVVGFAYVINVAGMSTTLGLALAKTGSTFFPFFSPFLGWLGVFVTGSDTSANVLFANLQKVTAESIGMNPILALAANSSGGVTGKMISPQSIAVACAAVGLVGKESELFRFTIKHSIFLVIIVGVIVWLQNTVLTFMIP
- the spoVT gene encoding stage V sporulation protein T; this encodes MKATGIVRRIDDLGRVVIPKEIRRTLRIREGDPLEIFVDRDGEVILKKYSPISELSDFAKEYAEALFDSLGNPVLICDRDTYIALAGSSKKDYLNKNISDLVEKTMEERNSVIQTQQGDIALADGNDETVSSYTIGPIIANGDPIGAVIIFSREGTLGEVEQKAVETAAGFLARQMES
- a CDS encoding alanine--glyoxylate aminotransferase family protein, whose translation is MYPNILRHPGPTPIPKKVLQAMNQDMISHRSEEFVHLYQETTNRVKPIFGTKQDILLLPSGGTAALEAAAVNTVSRGEEVVVITVGAFGDYFVSICEKYGFHVHKLEKTWGEACSEEDLTEFLKPLSNIKAVFATYNETSTGILNPIDKLAHVVHTCSDALFIVDGVSCIGGAPAEMDQWGIDILVTGSQKAMMLPPGLALLSISEKAWNVIEENQTAAYYLNLLSYRDWAVKGMTPNTPAVSLIYGLSAVCDLIDAEGGFSQTVARHELMKDMVRAAMKSLSIGLLTSDEYASPTITAIRTPEGLDLSSFIGHLKQKYHLDFAGGLGSLQGKVFRFGHMGYCFPSDILEAVSLMEAGLQDFSYSFEPGAGVSAAQNVFLTAHRK